In a single window of the Octopus sinensis linkage group LG1, ASM634580v1, whole genome shotgun sequence genome:
- the LOC115217855 gene encoding LOW QUALITY PROTEIN: endonuclease/exonuclease/phosphatase family domain-containing protein 1-like (The sequence of the model RefSeq protein was modified relative to this genomic sequence to represent the inferred CDS: inserted 1 base in 1 codon): protein MGGMNSCCLPQKFAFKDGNTQVLSPXSRYHGRNFSAAFNLSSLGDEGDNNQGLININNSTEEELMTLPGINRSIAQNIIEYRCRIGGFKKIEDLALVSGVGAAKLSVLRQEICVSTKKGSSHDSSPCSSSQDVNSNEHCIKDIRRSNSSNQLHVNVNIANVFQLMKIKGVDQTVAENIVSYRDKKGHYKTIEDLLKVKSISAGLLGAIRHNLILSDTGSNTAVVSTTTNRTRSTTLRDSHTNDYFYNLINKDSDMSSLTKPDDSLHELIQLLGPLAKKSVRPKVQSFPFRRNNISALRIATWNLDGCSFEKISNPGVCDVICMTVLENGLGLLAFQEITDMQALKKICDELNHPRLSNVRKWKGKNRKWEYVMANPNIENVEHSGFIYDVEQGVKLTGTNLQNIKPSQECPFECQALSGFFQVKNFHFIFVNVYHKLASIKDFHKENHTGHMANILHNIKNISTEENHIIIFGNLDVELGLEVKELLQEHGYIQCVVTEKPSMLPLELNRSVSQPHLKRSNSRYNSSVSLCSHLACSKTMAGNIWFNKNSKHLYTGYNEIISKGLTNILIPNGWSWGGAVSKYYPALLFTCERRSGTLK from the exons ATGGGTGGAATGAATAGTTGTTGTTTACCTCAAAAATTTGCTTTTAAAGATGGGAACACTCAAGTTCTTTCTC GTAGTAGGTATCATGGACGCAACTTCAGTGCGGCCTTCAACCTTTCCAGCCTGGGTGATGAAGGAGACAACAATCAAGgtctaataaatattaataattcaacGGAAGAGGAGCTGATGACATTACCTGGAATTAACCGAAGTATAGCTCAGAATATTATCGAATATAGATGCAGAATTGGAGGGTTTAAAAAAATCGAAGATTTAGCACTTGTGTCTGGTGTAGGAGCAGCTAAACTTAGTGTTCTTCGCCAAGAGATATGTGTAAGTACAAAAAAAGGCAGTTCACATGACAGTTCTCCCTGTAGTAGTAGTCAAGATGTTAACTCCAATGAACATTGTATAAAAGATATTCGTCGCTCCAATAGCAGCAATCAGTTACACGTTAATGTAAATATAGCAAATGTGTTTCAATTGATGAAAATAAAGGGTGTTGATCAAACTGTAGctgaaaatattgtttcttaTAGAGATAAAAAAGGAcattataaaacaattgaagatCTTCTTAAAGTGAAAAGTATAAGTGCTGGATTATTAGGTGCAATACGACATAATCTCATACTGAGTGATACTGGTAGTAATACAGCCGTTGTTTCGACGACGACAAATAGGACTAGAAGTACGACACTAAGAGATAGCCATacaaatgattatttttataacttaatTAACAAAGACTCTGATATGAGTTCACTAACAAAACCTGACGATTCACTTCATGAACTTATTCAGCTATTAGGTCCATTGGCTAAGAAGTCAGTTCGACCAAAAGTTCAATCTTTCCCATTCAGAAGAAACAACATATCAGCTTTACGAATTGCAACTTGGAATCTTGATGGATGTTCATTTGAAAAAATTTCCAATCCTGGAGTATGTGATGTAATTTGTATGACTGTACTTGAAAATGG GTTAGGACTTCTTGCTTTTCAAGAAATCACAGACATGCAAGCTCTTAAAAAG ATATGTGATGAACTGAACCATCCAAGACTTTCTAATGTTCGTAAATGGAAAGGAAAGAACAGAAAATGGGAATATGTGATGGCCAACCCtaatattgag AATGTCGAACACAGTGGCTTCATTTATGATGTAGAACAAGGAGTTAAATTAACTGGAACTAATCTACAAAATATCAAGCCTTCTCAAGAATGTCCTTTTGAGTGCCAAGCTTTGTCTGGATTTTTCCAG GtgaagaattttcattttatttttgtgaatgtatatCACAAGCTTGCTTCCATCAAGGATTTCCATAAAGAGAATCACACTGGTCATATGGCTAATATTTTGCATAACATCAAAAATATATCTACAG AGGAAAATCACATAATTATTTTTGGTAATCTGGATGTTGAACTTGGACTAGAAG taaAAGAATTACTGCAAGAACATGGTTACATTCAGTGTGTGGTCACTGAGAAACCTAGCATGTTACCTCTTGAGTTGAATCGCAGTGTTAGTCAACCACATCTCAAAAGAAGTAACAGTAGATACAATAGCAGTGTCAGTCTGTGTAGCCATTTAGCTTGTTCCAAAACTATGGCAGGAAACATTTGGTTCAACAAAAATTCAAAGCACTTATATACAG